The window TCGGCTCGAAGGCGCTGTGCACGATTTTTGCTACGTATCGAGGTACTGTCTCCTGTCATGCTCCTAGTATCAACCGAAGGAACCGGAATATTGGTGCTTGAACGTTGGTCGCAGCCCCGACTCTGAGAAACGTCTCGAGCGGATTATTGCTTGTTAATACGATCGTGTGTCCCCACACGGTGATTAAAAGCGCAAGGAGAGATTCAGCCACGCTTCCTCCGTGATTAATCCGCACATCGAGGTACAGCAAGTAGAGGAAGTATCCGAAGGAGCCGATCCACACGACGAACAGTGCCGCCGGAACCGGCGTGGCCAGCGTTTCGAAAAGCGGGGCTTGGCTATACGAGGCCAAATCGGTTGTTGGTGGTGCGAGTGGAGCGACGCCTTGGGTGATCCCTCCCGTCGTGTATTCCCAGGCGTACGGATCCCGGACGCCGGTCAGTACTCGTAGCCCTCCGTTTCGAATACCGTTCAGAACCAGCGTATACTTCTGTGGCATGGCCGCCTGCGCACTAATATTCAAGATGAGAAAGCCTCCCCCAGCGTACAGTAGTGATTGGACCGACCGGCCTAGACCTGCGGTTTTCGAAAGCGTGACCAAGGCCAGAACGTAGCCGGGTAAGAAGGCGGTGATTAGTACAATGAACTGTGTCAGGACTCCGTATGTGCTCCTGACGGAAGCCCGAATTCCATGCTCGTATCCGCCTATCTGTTGTACGATTAGCGCGACGTTGACCAGAACGAACAGTCCGACGACAGCAAAGTTGCGAAGCGAAGTCCCCAACCCCTGCCGCCGATAGCTGATAATGGCAGTCTTCGGCCTGAAAAACAGGTCCAGAAACTGCTGAAGTTCGCGGGGAAACTCCACGCGTTCACGTCTCATGAATCGGATATATAATTTTTGGACGTCCAACTCCGCAGAGAACCGGATAACCCGCCGATCTTCCTATCAGTAGAGTACAAGTCGGTGTCCGGATGGTGGCAGAGGGTCCAGACAACGCTGTGTCTTTTCGTGCGCGTGCCCGGCTCCTCCTAGAGCCGTTGGTTTTTATCGGAGCACGCCGAAGCCCTCGCCGATGCTTGATGGCGTCAACGTCGCGCTGGGGGTCTCCGGCTCTATCGCGGCGGTAAAGACGGTCGAACTGGCCCACGAACTCCGTCGACAGGGCGCGGAGGTCCGGGCGGTGATGACCGAGGCAGCGCAGGGAATCATCCATCCGTGGGCCCTCGAATTCGCGACTGAGAACCCGGTCGTCACGGAGATTACGGGCTCGGTCGAACACGTCGAGCTATGCGGCTACGACGGGTGGGCCGACGTCCTGCTGTTGGCGCCATCGACGGCCAATACTATCGGCAAGGTCGCGGGCGCCGTCGACGATACGCCCGTCACGACCTGTGCGACGACGGCCCTCGGCGCGGGGATGCCGGTCGTCGTCGCCCCGGCGATGCACGCGCCGATGTACGACCATCCGGGCGTGCTGGAGGCCATCGAAACGCTCGAAGAGTGGGGCGTCGAGTTCGTCGACCCGCGCCTCGAAGAGGGGAAGGCCAAAATCGCCGAGGAGGAAGCTATCGTCCTCGATGTCGCCCGCGCGGTGGGCGCTCGACCGCTCGACGACGAACACGTCGTCATCACCAGCGGGCCGACCAGCGAGTCCATCGACCCCGTACGCGTCATCTCGAACCGCGCCTCGGGGCGGACGGGCCGCGCGGTCGCGAAGGCCTGCTACGTCCGGGGAGCGGACGTGACGCTGGTTCACGACGGCCCGGAAGTTCCCTATGCGGACGTGGTCGCCGTCGAAAGCGCCGCGGAGATGCTGGAGGGCGTGCTGTCGGTCGCCGACGGCGCCGACGGCGCCGACACGCTGGTATCGGCCGCCGCGATTAGCGACTATACCGTCGAGACAGCCCCCGAGAAAATCCGCTCCGGTCAGGACCTCACGCTTGACCTCGAACCGACGCCGAAACTCATCGATTCCGTGCGCGAGGCGTATCCGGACCTCCCCATCGTCGGCTTCAAGGTCGAAACCAGTGGCAACGACGAGGCGATGGTCGAGAAGGCCCGCGAGACGCTTGCCCGTGCGGGACTCGCGTTCGTCGTCGCCAACGACGCCAGCGTGATGGGCGCCGAGACGACCCGCGTGCTCCTCGTTCGCGCCGGGTCGACCGAGGAACACGAGGGAACGAAGGCCGAAATCGGCGGCCATATCGCTGACGCACTCGCCGACGAACTGGCGTAGCCGCGCGTTACGAGTCTCGAAACGAGCCTCGAAACCGCGTTGAGTGCTTTTTGAATGGGTGTCGTCCACCCGGATACGCGGCGGTAACGCCGGGGTGGACGATATGCTCGGACAGGATACTCGGGGCCGCTCACGACTGCTCGGAGCCATCCAACTCGTCTGTCTCGTCATGCTTCTCTCCTTGGTACTCGGCCTCGGCATCTACGGCGTCGCCGGCGGATTGGCCCAGACCGTTCCGGCGACGAACTTCGAGTTCGACTACGACGATTCGGCGGAGACGCTCGTCATCACCCACGCCGGGGGCGACACCGTCGACGCCCGGGCGATTCGACTCACGGGCATCGACGCCGAATGCACTGCCGACGACTGGGGCGGCCGAAAAGTCTCGGCGGGCGATACCTGCCGGGTCGATTCCGTCCCTGCCGATACCGACCTCCGAATCGCATGGGACGGCGTCGGGACGAACACCGCCACGCTCGGCGGCTGGGCGGGCCCGGACGCCTGACGTCACCGGGTGAATCCCTCGCTGGGTTTATATTTACGGCCCCGCTGTGCTGTTGCGATGAGTGGCTCTCACGCCGTCGGGTTCACCGTGTTCGTGGTGCTGGCGGTGACGCTCGTGTCGGGCCCCCTCGTCGGGGTTTCGCTAACCGAGGAGGCGGTGCCCGACGGCGAACCCAGCCACGTAACCGTCGAGGTGGATTCGGCCCCCGAAAGCGCGACGCTGTCGCCGAACCGCCACAACGACGAACTCTATCACCTCCGGGCCGACGCGGTGCACATCACCGCTACCAACGTTTCGGGGCGGCCGACGGTCGTCTATCAACTTCAGGTTCCCGAACTGAACCACACCCGAAGCGTGGGGATGTTCATCGACGAGGCGGGTTCCTACGAGGTTTCCTTCGACCCCTCGAACATCGAGACCGAGCGGGTCGATAAGGACCGATACGAGGGAACGATTACAGTGAAAGCGTTCGATGACGACGGCAGTCGTACGCTGGTCGAACGGACCGTTACCGTCGAGGTCGAGGAATGAACCGCCGCGACCGCCTCCTTCGTGCCGTTTTCGGCGACCGCCTCGGGGTAATCGTCTTTCTCGCTGCACTCCTCGTCTACCTTTCCTGCTGGCGAATCGGCGTCCTGATAAACGATAGTTACACCGTCGCAAACGCCCTCGTCGCCGTTGCCGACGGTCATCTGTATCTCGACGAGGCCGTCTATGGCCCCGGGCTCGATACGCCCGGTGTGGGCAGTCGTGACGGGCAACTCTACGGCCGCAACTACGGCCAGGTATTCCTCAGCCTGCCGCTCCTCTTCGCTATCGAGGCACTCGCAACGGTCGCCGACCTCCGGGTCGCCCTCGCGGGACTCTGGGCGCTCGTCGTCCTCGCGCTCGCGGTTCTCGTCGGCCGTGAACGCGGTATCCACGACCGCGCCGCGTACGCCGGAAGCGCACTCGCACTCGTCGGCTTCGCTGCAATCGTCATCGACGCGACCCCGATCGACCCCAGCGACCACTACCTCATCGCGCTGCAACTGCTGACGATGCTCGCCGCCGCCGGAACCGGCGTCGTCTGCTATCGACTGCTATCGCTGGCCTACGACCGCCGCGTCGGCTTCGTTGCCGGCCTCGGGGTCACGCTCGCCACACCCGTCGGCTTCTGGGCCCAGTTCCCGAAGCGACACGCCTTCGTCGCCTGCTGTGCGGTCGCCGTCATGTACTTCCTCTACCGGAGTCGAGAGGGCAACGGCGTCGATACCCGGTATCGCGCAGCCGCGTACGTCCCCGTTGGAATCGCAGCGTGGGTCAGTGCTGCGGAAGGCGCTATTCTCCTGTTGGCTCTCCTGGCTGTCGACGTACCGACCGGCGGCCGAAGCATCCGGTCGCTGGCGGCCGCCGCGACCGCCTGTGTCCTCGCTAGTCTTCCCATGTTCGTGACGAACCTCTTCGTGAGCGGTAACCCGCTCGAACCGCCGCGGGTGTTGAGCGCCGGCGGGAGCGGTTCGCTCGCGGAGCGTGGCGACCCTAACGATAGTGGGAGTGGTGGGGGAAGTAGTGGCGGTAGCAGCAGCGGTGGGGGAAGTAGTGGCGATAGCGGCAGTGGCGGCGAAACTATTGACGCAATCACCGAAATCATCGATACCGCACTCGGCGTTGGTGACCTCCTACTCGGTCTTTATCAGCGGGGTATCGATATGGTGTTCTCCGAAACGGGGGAACTCTACCACACCTTCATCCGTGGTGGCTACCTCCCCGGTATCGCACAGCAGGACGCCGGCGAGGCGATTCGACTCGCCTTTCTCGAAGCCATGCCGCTGGCTGCCGCACTCGTCGTCGTACCCGTCGTGGCCGCTCGGACCGACCTCGTCGGCCGCGTTCGGGCGGTAGTCGACCATCGCGGACTCACTGGGTTCGGCATCGTCGATGCCTTCGCCGTCGTCTACGGAACCGCGCTGACGCTCATCTATCTGCCACGACTCCCGATACACGCCGCGATCACCGTCCGATACCTGCTTCCGCTGTATCCGATTGCTATCTATGCGCTCGCCCGGCAGCCAGCCGTCCGGCGAGTCATTGACGAGCGATTCCGTCCGCTGTCCTTCGCGTACGCCGGAAGCCTCCTCGTTGGCGGCCAACTACTGGTCCTCTATCTGTGGGCGACCGAGGCCACGCGCGGCGAGGCCGTCCAGACCCACGCACTCGTCAGTCTCGTCGCCGCTGGCCTGCTCGCGGCGTGGATTCTCGCCGATGCGTTCGGCTATCGCGAGGACCGTTTGGGGGCCGTTGCACTCGCCTTCGCGGCGGCCGCGGCGACCGCCTTCGTGGTCCTCGGCGCGCTCTGGCATTTCGCCTTCGTCGGCCCGCAGGCGCTCCCGTTCGTCTGAGACGCCTCCACACTCCGGCCTCTTACCGTCAAGCTTTACCCCGGCCTTCGAGTACCCCGAGCATGGACCAGCTTCAGCAGTCCCTCCTCGACGCGCCGATTATCGAGAAGGACGGCTACCACTACTTCGTCCATCCGATCAGCGACGGCGTCCCGATGCTCGAACCCAGCCTTCTGCGCGAAATCGTCATCAAAATCATCCGCAAGGCGCAACTGGAGGACGTCGACAAAATCGTCACCCCCGCCGCGATGGGGATTCACATCTCGACGGCCGTCTCGCTGATGACCGATATCCCACTGGTCGTCATCCGCAAACGCGAGTACGGCCTCGAAGGCGAGACGCCGCTCTTCCAGGAGACCGGCTACTCCGAGAACCAGATGTTCATCAACGACGTCGACGAAGGCGACAGCGTCCTCGTCCTCGACGACGTGCTCTCGACCGGCGGCACGCTCTCGGCTATCTGCGACGCCCTCGAAGACATCGGCGCCGACATCGTCGACGTCGTCGCCGTCATCAAGAAGGTCGGCGGCGAGAACAAACTCGAAGCATCCCCTTACTCCGCGAAGACGCTCATCAACGTCGACGTCGTCGACGGCGACGTCGTCATCGTCGACGCGAAAGGCGACGACTAACAACCACTTTTTGCACGCTCCGGCGGTTCGGCGCGCTGCAGCGCCGAACCCGCCTCCGCGGTCATCAGATTCCTGCGGAATCTGATGGGCAATCAGACCGCGTCGCGGTCTGATGACGGCAAAAACGTGGGGAAAATATGCGCGAGAGCCTCCAGCCGCCTCCCTTCGGTCGTCGTTAGTCGGCTCTCGCTACGGCGGCTCACTTCGTTCGCCGCCGGGAACCGCCTCGGGGGCCTTCTTCGAAGGCCCCACTCGGCGGATACTAACCTTGATTTCTGCTAAACCTGTCTCAGTAATTCGCTGCGTAGGCTGCTTACGCCGAACACCGTATCGAATACTTGACAGATATATGATGGTGTCCGCGAGCGCTACGCGCTCGCGGTTCTCCGCGCCGAGCGTAGCGAGGCGCGGGACCAAGGCCCGACCGTAGGGAGGGCCGAAATGTCTTTTTCATCGAAGTTTTTGCCGGGTAGCGAGGGACCGTAGGTCCCTCGGACCATACGAGCGGGCCGAAGGCCCGCGAGCAGACGGCCGCAGGCGCCCGTGCAAAAAGTTCGGTGTAGAAAGTTCGATGGGAAACGTCGGGGAGTATAGCGGGAGGTAGATTTGAACTACCGATCTCCGGGTTATGAGCCCGGCGGAATCTCCTGGCTATCCCATCCCGCTACTTTCTCGTAATCCGGTCCGCCCATTAAGGGTTGTGATTGACGTGCCGTCTGTGGAATCCTACCGTGAATCGTGAACCCGCCAGGTAAGCAGGCTCTCGGCGACGTAGTTGACCGCGACGGCACAGCCGATGGCGACCGGGAGTGTAATCAGGGGCCAGACATCGGTATCGGCGACGACAACCGTCACGTCGAGACGAGTGAGGACGTAGACGACGACGAACTGAACCAACAGGCCGGCGGAGCGAACGACGTTGGATTTGACGAGGCGCCGGAACTTCGGCACCAACCCCGCCGCGCCGTGGTCGGCGAACGTCCAGTGGTCGTTGATGAGGAACATGAGGACGATGGCAATCTCGGCGCCGACGAGTTTGGCCCACTCGGCCGGCAGTATCGCACCGAGGGTAAGGGCGGAACTAACCGACAGGTCGACCGCGGCACCGATTGCTCCGACGCCGAGGAACTGGCCCATGCGGACCGGCGCAACCAGGATGTCACGGAGGTCGATGATGAGGTCGATGAGGCGGCGTTTCATTCTCTATCAACGAGCGCGATGTCGTCCTCACG of the Natronomonas halophila genome contains:
- the coaBC gene encoding bifunctional phosphopantothenoylcysteine decarboxylase/phosphopantothenate--cysteine ligase CoaBC, yielding MLDGVNVALGVSGSIAAVKTVELAHELRRQGAEVRAVMTEAAQGIIHPWALEFATENPVVTEITGSVEHVELCGYDGWADVLLLAPSTANTIGKVAGAVDDTPVTTCATTALGAGMPVVVAPAMHAPMYDHPGVLEAIETLEEWGVEFVDPRLEEGKAKIAEEEAIVLDVARAVGARPLDDEHVVITSGPTSESIDPVRVISNRASGRTGRAVAKACYVRGADVTLVHDGPEVPYADVVAVESAAEMLEGVLSVADGADGADTLVSAAAISDYTVETAPEKIRSGQDLTLDLEPTPKLIDSVREAYPDLPIVGFKVETSGNDEAMVEKARETLARAGLAFVVANDASVMGAETTRVLLVRAGSTEEHEGTKAEIGGHIADALADELA
- a CDS encoding type IV pilin; protein product: MLGQDTRGRSRLLGAIQLVCLVMLLSLVLGLGIYGVAGGLAQTVPATNFEFDYDDSAETLVITHAGGDTVDARAIRLTGIDAECTADDWGGRKVSAGDTCRVDSVPADTDLRIAWDGVGTNTATLGGWAGPDA
- the hpt gene encoding hypoxanthine/guanine phosphoribosyltransferase; the encoded protein is MDQLQQSLLDAPIIEKDGYHYFVHPISDGVPMLEPSLLREIVIKIIRKAQLEDVDKIVTPAAMGIHISTAVSLMTDIPLVVIRKREYGLEGETPLFQETGYSENQMFINDVDEGDSVLVLDDVLSTGGTLSAICDALEDIGADIVDVVAVIKKVGGENKLEASPYSAKTLINVDVVDGDVVIVDAKGDD
- a CDS encoding GtrA family protein, with translation MKRRLIDLIIDLRDILVAPVRMGQFLGVGAIGAAVDLSVSSALTLGAILPAEWAKLVGAEIAIVLMFLINDHWTFADHGAAGLVPKFRRLVKSNVVRSAGLLVQFVVVYVLTRLDVTVVVADTDVWPLITLPVAIGCAVAVNYVAESLLTWRVHDSR